The Chryseolinea soli nucleotide sequence GGCTGATTTAATGCCCGGTCGTGGGGGTGATAGAAATCGGACCCAAATCCCATCAGGTATCCCGTACTTCCCGCTTTCAGGGTGTGTTGGTGCACCTGACCGGGGCGCATCATGAAAACCGAATGGTCACAAACTTTGTACGGTGTAAAATCTATCTCATGATGACCTGCTCCTTTTTTTAAAGCCAGGATATAAAAGAAGTCATGCCGGTGAAGTTCCTGCACCATGTCTTTTCCAGCCAGTAAAGCCCGCACATCGCGAATGCTAAAGCCTTCGGACAAATCCGGTTCTTTGGGGGAAGCTTTGATGTGCCTTATGGGGATGATTTTCATGGGGAGTATCAGGAGCCAGTAGTCAGTAGTCAGCCAGTAGCCAGTAGCCAGTAGTCAGTAGTCAGTGGCTAGTAATCGTTATTGCTTCGTTAAAGATCTTTAAAGTCTTCTTCCCATTTTTCTTTCATTTCTTCGTGCTTCTTCCAGTATTTCCGTTCGATTTCCTTCATGGTGGGTTCGAACCCGGGGTGCTTTTTCAGGTTGTCGGCGATGGGGTCGGTGGGGATGAGGAGAAGCCAGTAGAGGAAGTTGTCCTGTTCTTTGGTGAAGCGTTTGAAAAGTTCCATCGCTTTGTCGTTCTCGCCTTCGTAGGAGTAGTACATCGTGAGGTGAAGGTCTTTGTACATGGTTTGGTTGTGGTCGGCGTAGTCTTTGAACCGGCGGATGTAATCTTCACCCTTTTCTTTTTGTCCTGCCAGCACGTAGGCCACTCCAAACCTCAGGTATTCATGCTGGAAAATATCGAGGCCGAACATTCTCATGGTGGCCATGGCGCTGTCGTAACATGAAGCTGCGCCAGCATAGTCGCGTTGTATGAAGTCCATTTTACCAATCTCCTGTAAAATATCAAATCGCGTCGTTGCCTTCCTCCATCGCTTGCGCAGGCGTTCCTTGTTTTTTTCCGGATCGCGGTCCTGGGCATAATGGATATAGTCGTTTACATAGCCAGCAAAAAAATTCTTCGGATCCAGCTGCAATGATTTCTGGTTGTATTTCAATGCCTCGTCGAGAAACCCGTTTTGCAGGAGGGCGTTGCTGAGATGGAAATAGGAAAAGCTAAGCGTCGCGGAGTCTGCGCCTTTGTCGGCCTTCACTTTCCGGATCGCATACTCCAGGTACTTTGGGGGATGGGGCACGTGGATGTTATAGAATTCCGTCAGGAAGTGAAGTACCAGCCCGGAATGCGGATCGTATTCCAGTGCTTTTTCCAGATAAGGAACGGAGAGCTCATATTGATGCTTCTGGGCGAACGAGAGTGCTTTGGCGATCATGCTTTCGGCCGACCGGGCATCATACAAGATCGCTTTCTCGGCGAAGTCGTCGACTTCGGCCGTGTAGTGTTTCTGGATGTTAAAAATATCGAGGTAATAGTAAACCATCGTGGCCGTGGCATAGGCGAGCGAAAATTTGGGATCTTTTTCGATGGCCTTTTTGAACCACGGTATGGATTCTTCCAGGTCTTTGGGTCCGCTGCGATAGAACAATTCCCTGCCTTTCAGAAAGTAGTCGTAGGCCACGGGGTCGTCGGTCGGTTTCTTTTCGATGCGGCTGGCCTCCTCGGGGGTGATGATCACTTCGATCTCCTGGGTGATGTTTTTGGCCACCTCCTGTTGCAACTCAAAAATATCTTTCGCCTCGCGGCGGTATTGTTTGCTCCACAAATGTTTGTCTGTTTCGCCGTCGATCAACTGGATGTTCAGCACGATGCGATCGCCGATTTTCTGGCCGCTGCCCTCGACAAAATATTTCACATTCAATTCCTTCGCCATCTCGGGGATGGACCGGGAAGCGTTCCTGTATTTTTCAACCGACGTGCGGCTGACCACCCGAAGGTCTTCGATCTTTTGCAGGTTGTTCAGTGTGGCCTCCATCAAACCGTTGACCAGGTAGACGTTTGATGAATCGTTGCTGTCATTTTTAAAGGGAAGGACGGCAATGGATTTCTCTTCGGCTTTACCGGGTTGCTTTGTTCCCGACCAGAAAAAGTATCCGGCCACGGCAATCGCCAAAATTCCCACCACGCCTGCGATCAGCACAAACCTTGACTTCTGCTGGCGTGGCGCGGGGCCCTCACGGTTCGATTCGGGAAGGATGGCCGTTTCGGCGGGTGCCGTGGAATCGCGTTTGCCCACCTCGCCGGGCGGGTAGCCATAGTATTCGCGGAAGCACTTAATAAAGTAGGATGTGCTGTTGAACCCCACCTGGTGAGAAACCTCCGAGACATTCAGCGAGGTTTTCCGGAGCAATTCCATCGCCCGTTTCAGGCGAACCTGGTTGATCAGTTGGCTGACCGAAAGCTTGGTCTCCTTTTTTACTTTCCGAAGGAGGTTCGACCGGCTCATGTTCATTTCGTCGGCCAGCTCGGAAACGCCAAACTGCTCGTTCGCGATGTTTTTCTCTACGACGGCGGTCAATTCGATCAGGAAATCACTTTCTGGGAGGGGAGCATCAGTCATGGAGAGAGGTATGTTTCTGTTGTCGCAAACCGCCTCAATTTACCCTTTTCAAGGCCTACTTGCATCAAAATTTATATCCCTGCGTCATAATTTATATCGAATCCCGCAAAGTTGATGCTTTTGTCCGCAAAGGTGTTTAGCCCCGCCCTGCCGTTGACCCGTTCTTTGAGTCATTGAATTTTTTCAAAAAAACGAAACACCAAAGCATATGAAAACTGAAAATCGTACACACCCCGCATCCTGGATGACTGCCGTGATCGGGTTGGCCTTGATCGCGCTGGCTTCCTCCTGTAACTCACAGGGCAGTTCCCAGAAGAAGGAAAGTGGCGTAAA carries:
- a CDS encoding helix-turn-helix domain-containing protein → MTDAPLPESDFLIELTAVVEKNIANEQFGVSELADEMNMSRSNLLRKVKKETKLSVSQLINQVRLKRAMELLRKTSLNVSEVSHQVGFNSTSYFIKCFREYYGYPPGEVGKRDSTAPAETAILPESNREGPAPRQQKSRFVLIAGVVGILAIAVAGYFFWSGTKQPGKAEEKSIAVLPFKNDSNDSSNVYLVNGLMEATLNNLQKIEDLRVVSRTSVEKYRNASRSIPEMAKELNVKYFVEGSGQKIGDRIVLNIQLIDGETDKHLWSKQYRREAKDIFELQQEVAKNITQEIEVIITPEEASRIEKKPTDDPVAYDYFLKGRELFYRSGPKDLEESIPWFKKAIEKDPKFSLAYATATMVYYYLDIFNIQKHYTAEVDDFAEKAILYDARSAESMIAKALSFAQKHQYELSVPYLEKALEYDPHSGLVLHFLTEFYNIHVPHPPKYLEYAIRKVKADKGADSATLSFSYFHLSNALLQNGFLDEALKYNQKSLQLDPKNFFAGYVNDYIHYAQDRDPEKNKERLRKRWRKATTRFDILQEIGKMDFIQRDYAGAASCYDSAMATMRMFGLDIFQHEYLRFGVAYVLAGQKEKGEDYIRRFKDYADHNQTMYKDLHLTMYYSYEGENDKAMELFKRFTKEQDNFLYWLLLIPTDPIADNLKKHPGFEPTMKEIERKYWKKHEEMKEKWEEDFKDL